The proteins below are encoded in one region of Aspergillus nidulans FGSC A4 chromosome III:
- a CDS encoding protein nudR (transcript_id=CADANIAT00005483) — MACPFPYTFISCPCADASVPDPSRKRRSRESPHKASPVKPRPQPVISDDEDEDEQTFDPRAPRSNFSLYPPEQLLYCEDCHQIKCPRCITEEILCWYCPSCLFETPSSLVRYEGNRCGRNCFNCPSCTAPLAVTALQGDPPSGEQAGPWVLSCNYCMWTTLDIGIKFDKPTNIRAQLSKLTTEPSSTTASRSRGASRSFGDLKSPLSMYSSIDEQLPSAGTNQPGEEQPTNTHTPRTRDARFAALKAFYKDQMTATNTTGVDPGDFAGQFSSPNTLQRFMVIYTQSRLFTLYGTLTPSEGLFIPNRPESEVAIIRRLASDDCGWDGVASIEQRTAQPQSFSARFVEDLLPLPTLLRTKRSKRCKSCKHILVKPEFKPQSVRYRIKLIAISYIPLPTLRPLVLPPSASQPLPPPPPDLNSLQPQKPIQLLLTLKNHMFDPVRITLATPSVTPGRVASKVTILCPQFDIGANKDAWSEALEPVAPPYERVAEAGKVWEKGRNWTTVVLEVVPGSLPGLGARRSATGTGSNSDDDDDNADNDPDDSEDAAKGVSGQFDWSGQASDPSQQIQPDEDVLEIPVFVRMEWDSDSPMESEEGGKDSLGAAAGLGVGGTKRELAYWMVLGVGRIVSLSAGSSSSS, encoded by the exons ATGGCGTGTCCATTCCCTTACACGTTCATCTCCTGCCCGTGCGCAGACGCCTCCGTGCCCGATCCCTCCAGGAAACGGAGGTCAAGAGAGTCGCCGCATAAGGCCAGCCCTGTGAAGCCACGCCCACAGCCGGTGATAtctgatgacgaggacgaggacgaacaGACATTTGACCCGCGGGCGCCGCGGTCGAATTTCTCGCTGTACCCGCCGGAGCAGCTCCTGTACTGCGAGGACTGCCACCAGATCAAGTGCCCGCGATGCATCACGGAAGAGATACTGTGCTGGTATTGTCCGAGCTGTTTGTTTGAGACTCCAAGTAGTCTTGTACGATATGAAGGGAATCG GTGCGGGCGGAACTGCTTCAATTGCCCGAGCTGTACGGCGCCGCTTGCTGTTACGGCGCTGCAGGGTGATCCTCCTTCCGGGGAGCAGGCAGGGCCGTGGGTGCTGTCTTGTAACTACTGCATGTGGACAACGTTGGATATTGGGATCAAGTTTGACAAGCCGACCAATATCCGTGCCCAGCTGTCCAAGTTGACGACCGAGCCGTCCTCCACGACCGCATCTCGCTCTCGCGGGGCATCACGCTCATTCGGCGATCTCAAGTCCCCCTTGTCCATGTACTCGTCTATCGATGAGCAACTCCCGTCTGCTGGGACAAACCAACCCGGCGAGGAACAGCCTACAAACACCCATACTCCGCGCACCCGCGATGCCCGATTCGCAGCCCTGAAAGCCTTCTATAAAGACCAGATGACCGCAACAAACACCACAGGTGTTGACCCAGGCGACTTCGCCGGCCAGTTCTCCTCCCCAAACACTCTTCAACGCTTCATGGTCATCTATACCCAATCGCGCCTCTTCACGCTCTACGGCA CCCTGACACCAAGCGAGGGCCTCTTTATTCCCAATCGCCCCGAGTCTGAAGTTGCCATCATCCGCCGCCTCGCCTCAGACGACTGCGGCTGGGATGGCGTCGCTTCAATTGAACAACGCACCGCTCAGCCTCAATCCTTCAGCGCGCGCTTCGTCGAAGacctccttcccctcccaaCCCTTCTCCGCACCAAACGCTCAAAGCGATGCAAATCATGCAAGCACATCCTCGTCAAGCCGGAGTTCAAACCACAGTCTGTCCGCTACCGCATCAAACTCATTGCAATCAGTTACATCCCCCTCCCTACGCTCCGGCCGCTCGTTCTTCCCCCCTCAGCCTCCCAACCtctcccaccaccaccaccagacCTCAACTCCCTTCAGCCACAAAAACCAattcagctcctcctcaCGCTTAAGAATCACATGTTCGACCCCGTCCGGATCACACTGGCAACTCCCTCCGTGACACCCGGCCGCGTTGCATCAAAGGTCACAATCCTGTGTCCGCAGTTCGATATCGGCGCTAATAAAGACGCCTGGAGCGAAGCGCTTGAACCCGTCGCACCGCCCTATGAAAGGGTAGCTGAGGCTGGAAAAGTGTGGGAGAAGGGCCGCAACTGGACGACGGTTGTGCTAGAGGTTGTGCCTGGTTCGTTGCCTGGTCTGGGCGCGAGACGGTCAGCTACTGGGACCGGCAGTAAtagcgatgatgacgatgacaatGCTGATAATGACCCCGACGACAGCGAGGATGCCGCTAAGGGTGTATCAGGGCAGTTTGATTGGAGCGGGCAGGCCTCTGACCCGTCGCAACAGATCCAGCCTGATGAGGATGTCCTTGAGATTCCAGTGTTTGTGCGCATGGAGTGGGACTCAGATAGTCCGATGGAGtcagaggaaggagggaaggaTTCCTtgggtgctgctgctgggcttggtgttggaggaACGAAAAGAGAGTTGGCGTATTGGATGGTTCTCGGGGTTGGGCGGATTGTCTCACTGTCTGCTGGCAGTTCCAGTTCTTCATAA
- a CDS encoding actin-related protein 2/3 complex subunit 5 family protein (transcript_id=CADANIAT00005481), with amino-acid sequence MSTLNYRTINIDALDPDSPQNFPLTTLLPSTLPPPQGSSDAANTATQVRQLLRSGDPAAALIHVLDTAPLGGDEGAKQVHLATVIDVLQGIRQGEMGRVLQAVLDGPGGVERGDCLMKYLYKGMAAGGPSNGAQSPRKSVSPQSTGFSQIQARNLGEGGGGQQMSVLLNWHEKLVELTGTGSIVRVMTDRRTV; translated from the exons ATGTCCACGCTAAACTATCGCACCATAAACATCGACGCCCTTGACCCAGACTCACCCCAGAATTTCCCTCTTACCACGCTTCTCCCGTCCACCCTTCCTCCGCCCCAAGGCTCGAGCGACGCCGCAAATACAGCAACACAGGTGCGGCAACTCCTGCGCTCGGGCGACCCCGCCGCGGCGCTGATTCACGTGCTTGACACGGCGCCCCTgggcggcgacgagggcGCGAAGCAGGTCCATCTTGCAACGGTCATTGATGTCCTGCAGGGGATTCGGCAGGGTGAGATGGGGAGGGTTCTGCAAGCTGTGCTGGATGGCCCGGGCGGTGTGGAGAGGGGGGATTGTTTGATGAAGTACTT GTACAAGGGTATGGCGGCTGGAGGGCCAAGTAACGGTGCTCAGAGTCCCAGGAAGTCGGTGTCGCCGCAGAGCACGGGGTTCTCGCAGATCCAGGCGCGGAATCTTGGTGAGGGAGGTGGTGGGCAACAAATGAGTGTGCTTTTGAACTGGCATGagaagctggtcgagttgACGGGGACGGGGTCGATTGTGCGTGTCATGACGGACCGGAGGACTGTTTAG
- a CDS encoding protein ack (transcript_id=CADANIAT00005486) → MPRKSILSVNAGSSSVKITFYSYTKTPSVIATAQVSGITAPPATFKYSVGSKQKKEELKEKISSGPDAFKLLLHRCFTDSDLKDVASADDLAYICHRVVHGGDFESPVVINEETYHQLEDLEDLAPLHNFAALEIVRLCKKELPNVQSITFFDSSFHKSLPPYVKTYPIDQETARRNKLRKYGFHGISYSFILRSVAEYLNKPVEKTSLIALHIGSGASVCAIKDGKSIDTSMGLTPLAGLPGATRSGDIDPSLVFHYTNEAGKLSPASTKEMHISTAEEILNKKSGWKVLTGTTDFSQIAVEDPPSEQHKLAFDILVDRIVGYIGNYYVKLDGQVEGIVFAGGIGEKSALLRKAVIEQTRCLGFAVDPEKNQHGPGDDETVVDITASGRSDVKRVFICQTDEQFEMAYNCTKTQGLDKQ, encoded by the exons ATGCCCCGCAAATCTATTCTCTCCGTAAACGCgggctcctcctccgtcaaaATCACTTTCTACAGCTACACCAAAACCCCCAGTGTTATCGCGACCGCACAAGTCTCCGGCATCACCGCACCCCCCGCAACATTCAAGTACAGCGTCGGctcgaagcagaagaaagaagagctgaaggagaagatcagCTCAGGGCCAGACGCTTTCAAACTCCTGCTGCACCGCTGCTTCACGGACTCTGACCTCAAAGATGTTGCTAGTGCCGACGACCTGGCTTATATCTGCCATCGGGTCGTACACGGCGGCGACTTTGAGAGTCCTGTGGTGATCAACGAGGAAACATACCACCAGCTGGAGGACCTGGAGGATTTGGCGCCTTT GCACAACTTCGCCGCGCTCGAAATCGTCCGACTATGCAAAAAGGAGCTCCCGAACGTCCAGAGCATTACGTTCTTcgactcctccttccacaagTCCCTCCCTCCTTACGTGAAAACCTATCCAATCGACCAGGAAACAGCCAGGCGCAATAAATTGCGCAAGTACGGGTTCCATGGGATAAGCTACTCGTTCATCCTGCGCTCGGTGGCTGAATACCTGAACAAGCCGGTTGAGAAGACAAGCCTGATTGCCCTGCATATAGGGAGCGGTGCGTCTGTGTGTGCGATCAAGGATGGAAAATCCATCGATACTTC AATGGGATTAACACCCCTAGCCGGGCTACCAGGCGCCACACGCAGCGGCGATATCGATCCATC GCTTGTTTTCCACTATACCAACGAGGCGGGGAAGCTCAGCCCTGCAAGTACCAAGGAGATGCATATCAGCACG GCGGAAGAAATCCTGAACAAGAAATCCGGTTGGAAGGTCCTGACAGGCACAACAGACTTCTCTCAGATCGCAGTCGAAGACCCGCCAAGTGAGCAACACAAACTCGCCTTCGACATCCTTGTCGACCGAATCGTCGGCTATATTGGCAACTACTACGTCAAGCTGGACGGGCAGGTCGAAGGGATTGTATTCGCCGGTGGAATTGGCGAGAAGAGCGCGCTGCTGAGGAAGGCTGTTATAGAGCAGACTCGATGTCTTGGCTTTGCGGTTGATCCGGAGAAGAATCAGCATGGGCCTGGAGACGACGAGACCGTAGTGGATATCACCGCCAGCGGGAGATCGGATGTAAAGAGGGTGTTTATCTGCCAAACGGATGAGCAG TTCGAGATGGCGTACAACTGCACCAAGACGCAAGGTCTCGATAAGCAGTAG
- a CDS encoding Rab family GTPase rabA (transcript_id=CADANIAT00005485), giving the protein MSESTPANAPKPSSSVKLVLLGEAAVGKSSLVLRFVNNDFQENKEPTIGAAFLTQKCSLPSRTIKFEIWDTAGQERFASLAPMYYRNAQAALVVYDVTKPSSLTKAKHWVAELQRQASPGIVIALVGNKLDLTNDGGETPAETEREAGTEGDDADDNQEEQEDNTPGDARKVPTREASTYADEEGLLFFETSAKTGLNVTDVFTAIANAIPESSLKSGRGAGAGTGQTTLGGGGRSTDDSRVNLGDRGAATAKEGCAC; this is encoded by the exons ATGTCTGAATCAACGCCCGCAAATGCGCCAAAACCGAGCAGCAGCGTCAAACTGGTACTTCTCGGGGAGGCCGCTGTGGGAAAG TCCTCGCTGGTGCTTCGATTCGTCAACAATGACTTTCAAGAGAACAAGGAGCCCACGATTGGAG CTGCCTTTCTGACTCAGAAATGCTCGCTTCCCTCCCGGACAATCAAATTTGAGATCTGGGATACCGCCGGTCAGGAGCGCTTTGCTTCGCTCGCCCCCATGTACTACCGTAATGCTCAGGCGGCATTGGTAGTCTACGATGTGACCAAACCCTCTTCTCTGACCAAGGCCAAGCATTGGGTGGCGGAACTCCAGCGGCAAGCCAGTCCTGGCATTGTGATTGCTCTCGTAGGCAACAAGTTGGATTTGACGAACGACGGCGGGGAGACACCAGCTGAGACCGAACGCGAGGCGGGTACAGAGGGCGACGACGCTGACGACAAccaagaagagcaggaggatAATACACCTGGAGATGCTCGCAAAGTACCCACACGGGAGGCGAGTACGTAtgcagatgaggagggaCTTCTATTCTTTGAGACCAGCGCCAAGACGGGCCTGAATGTGACAGACGTCTTTACTGCAATTGCCAATGCCATTCCCGAGAGCAGTCTGAAGAGTGGACGAGGCGCTGGCGCAGGCACCGGTCAGACTACGCTAGGGGGTGGCGGCCGATCTACTGACGACTCAAGAGTCAACCTGGGAGATCGCGGCGCCGCGACAGCCAAGGAGGGATGCGCCTGTTAA
- a CDS encoding uncharacterized protein (transcript_id=CADANIAT00005482): MSSLRHLRPVFRASWTARRTYASQTPGNPVLEIFNRKVKHLQKDRAAQNVEESRKVDYLRDEVAMRLCERLLDIKRRFPNVLDLGANSCNIARALTTPIPPLDAAAAPDGDADAAAAGATTITTEGATISPGGEPVTLADRIDHLTCVETSSALLHRDADLPFNKLLPITRKVIPDLESLPYEPNTFDAVLSSLSIHWINDLPSLLAQVNSILKPDCPFIAAMFGGDTLFELRTSLQLADLERRGGVSPHVSPLADVRDVGGLLTKAGFKMLTVDVEDIVVEFPDTFALMADLQAMGENNAILQREQGPISRDVLLANEAIYRQLHMEEGSRGIPATFRLIYMIGWKEGEGQSKPLPRGSGEVNLKDILGGGDFRP; encoded by the exons ATGTCATCTCTCCGACACCTCCGCCCCGTTTTCCGCGCCTCATGGACGGCTCGCCGCACCTACGCCAGTCAAACCCCAGGCAATCCTGTGCTCGAAATCTTCAACCGCAAGGTTAAACACCTCCAGAAAGACCGCGCCGCACAGAATGTCGAAGAGAGTCGAAAAGTCGACTACCTCAGAGATGAGGTGGCCATGCGGCTATGTGAACGTCTTCTT GACATAAAACGAAGATTCCCCAATGTTCTCGATCTCGGTGCAAACAGCTGCAACATTGCGCGCGCCCTCACAACTCCCATTCCCCCCCTCgacgcagcagcagccccagACGGAGACGCAGACGCGGCCGCCGCAGGAGCAACGACCATAACCACCGAGGGTGCGACAATCTCCCCAGGTGGAGAGCCAGTCACCCTTGCAGACCGGATAGACCACCTCACCTGCGTCGAGACCTCGTCGGCCCTCCTGCACCGCGACGCAGACCTCCCTTTCAACAAACTCCTCCCTATAACCCGCAAGGTCATTCCTGATCTCGAGTCTCTTCCCTACGAACCCAACACCTTTGATGCAGTTCTCTCGTCGCTTTCAATCCACTGGATAAACGATCTCCCCTCGTTGCTGGCACAAGTGAATTCGATCTTGAAGCCGGACTGTCCGTTCATCGCGGCGATGTTTGGAGGTGATACGCTCTTTGAGCTACGAACGTCGTTGCAGCTGGCGGATTTAGAGCGGAGAGGTGGTGTCTCACCTCATGTTAGTCCGCTTGCGGATGTGAGAGATGTGGGAGGGTTGTTGACCAAGGCTGGGTTCAAGATGCTTACGGTCGATGTGGAGGATATCGTGGTGGAATTCCCGGATACGTTTGCCCTCATGGCGGATCTGCAGGCGATGGGTGAGAACAATGCGATTCTGCAGCGGGAGCAGGGCCCTATTTCGAGAGATGTGTTGCTCGCCAACGAGGCGATCTACCGGCAGCTGCATATGGAGGAGGGGAGTCGTGGTATTCCGGCGACATTCCGGCTGATATACATGAtcggctggaaagagggggAAGGACAGAGCAAGCCGTTGCCGAGGGGAAGTGGGGAGGTCAATCTGAAGGATAttcttggtggtggtgatttCAGGCCATAG
- the pmcB gene encoding calcium-transporting ATPase pmcB (transcript_id=CADANIAT00005480) yields the protein MLMANPNYFGSYEGSSRLPTPQIEIHEDDQSSSLSPGQTGSRTLMPTADRLTVNHDPPRSSHSLDGDTLRARANSTVSSAETIVHAEAPSKLEPTKGALKTDFSHLDDVPLSEALNPDPQYVQDFEVQDNKFSFSPGQLNKMLNPKSLAAYQALGGLSGLAQALRTDLKSGLSTDETTLQGKVVYNLETTSFDYVEDAGSSEGADTQFSDRIRVFSQNRLPARKTTGFFMLLWMAYNDKIIILLTIAAVVSLSLGIYQTIDEGHGVDWIEGVAIVVAIAINDDREVKAVRSGKVVMISVFDITVGDVLHVEPGDSVPADGVLISGHGIKCDESSATGESDQMKKTDGFEVSRQIADGTATKKLDPFMISGSNVLEGVGSYLVTSVGKYSSYGRILMSLQESNDPTPLQVKLGRLANWIGWLGSSAAIVLFFALLFRFLANLGSNPGSSAAKGQEFVDILIVAVTVIVVAIPEGLPLAVTLALAFATTRMVKENNLVRVLRACETMGNATVICSDKTGTLTQNKMTVVAGTLGTKGFSQDESTSMSAAELFKICPREAQDLLVKSIALNSTAFEEVKEGTKEFIGSKTEVALLQLARDYLGMDVATERASATIIQLIPFDSARKCMGVVYQVADGHYRLLIKGAAEMMVDKCSNRINYDSDKLCIEPAAAKDKQEILEIIESYAKKSLRTIGLVYKDFSAPTWPPPEAVRVQDDPDSAEFDTIFHDMTWLGVMGIQDPLRPEVPAAIERCHVAGVQVKMVTGDNINTATAIAESCGIKTEDGIAMEGPTFRRLSEEEMDKVIPRLQVLARSSPEDKRILVARLKKLGETVAVTGDGTNDGPALKTADVGFSMGIAGTEVAKEASSIILLDDNFKSIVTAIAWGRAVNDAVAKFLQFQITVNITAVVLTFVSSLYNSDNESVLSAVQLLWVNLIMDTFAALALATDAPTDKILNRKPVPKSASLFTVTMWKMILGQAIYQLGITFMLYFAGDSILSDYLSSNPDIRHRQLDTIVFNTFVWMQIFNEFNNRRLDNKLNIFEGMHRNYWFIGINCIMVAGQVMIIYVGGEAFNVREITSVQWGVCIACAFGCIPWAVVLRCIPDKPVGIVLDTVTAGIGFVLKPLGRAFAAIGRPIKRIIRRRQNKNKSDDANALTYLKEQRVPDEEQRSVPQLTFTTLDDVSSR from the exons ATGCTTATGGCGAACCCTAACTATTTTGGATCCTATGAGGGCTCGTCGCGACTGCCAACTCCCCAGATTGAGATCCATGAAGACGACCAAAGCTCTTCATTATCGCCCGGGCAAACAGGCTCAAGAACGCTTATGCCAACTGCAGATCGATTAACGGTGAACCATGACCCCCCGCGCTCATCACATTCTCTCGACGGGGACACGCTCCGCGCTCGCGCCAATTCTACGGTGTCGAGTGCAGAGACCATTGTCCACGCGGAGGCGCCATCGAAGTTAGAGCCTACAAAAGGTGCTCTCAAGACTGACTTTTCACATCTTGACGACGTACCGCTTTCCGAAGCTCTTAACCCAGATCCTCAATATGTCCAGGATTTCGAAGTACAAGATAACAAATTCTCTTTCTCGCCTGGCCAGCTGAACAAGATGTTGAATCCCAAGTCTCTGGCTGCATACCAGGCATTGGGGGGATTGTCAGGCTTAGCCCAGGCTTTAAGAACAGATCTCAAATCGGGTTTATCTACAGACGAGACAACGTTGCAGGGAAAAGTTGTGTACAATCTTGAAACAACATCGTTTGATTACGTTGAAGATGCTGGCAGCTCAGAAGGCGCAGATACGCAGTTCTCTGATCGGATACGGGTTTTCAGTCAAAATAGACTGCCGGCGAGAAAGACAACCGGGTTTTTCATGCTGCTGTGGATGGCTTACAATGATAAAATCATCATTTTGCTGACTATCGCCGCGGttgtctctctttctttggGTATATATCAGACAATCGATGAAGGGCATGGGGTAGACTGGATTGAGGGTGTTGCTATCGTCGTCGCAATCGCTATC AATGATGACCGTGAGGTGAAAGCCGTACGTTCCGGGAAGGTGGTTATGATCTCGGTCTTCGATATCACCGTCGGTGACGTCCTTCATGTTGAGCCTGGTGACTCTGTCCCCGCCGACGGTGTCCTCATTTCTGGCCATGGAATCAAGTGCGACGAATCATCTGCTACTGGCGAGTCTGatcagatgaagaaaacagACGGATTTGAAGTATCGCGACAGATTGCCGATGGCACAGCCACCAAGAAGCTTGACCCCTTTATGATCTCCGGCAGCAATGTCCTTGAGGGAGTCGGGTCTTATCTCGTGACAAGTGTCGGAAAGTACTCTAGCTATGGCAGAATCCTCATGTCTTTGCAAGAATCCAACGACCCTACGCCTCTCCAGGTCAAGCTTGGACGACTTGCAAACTGGATCGGATGGTTAGGATCGAG TGCTGCCAttgttctcttcttcgctttaCTCTTTCGCTTTCTTGCAAACCTTGGGAGCAACCCTGGCAGCTCGGCTGCCAAAGGTCAAGAATTCGTAGACATCCTTATTGTGGCAGTGACGGTTATTGTCGTGGCTATTCCTG AGGGCCTTCCGCTGGCCGTGACTTTAGCCCTTGCCTTCGCCACGACAAGAATGGTCAAAGAGAACAACCTCGTTCGTGTTCTAAGGGCTTGCGAAACCATGGGCAATGCAACAGTCATCTGTTCGGACAAGACAGGCACGTTGACTCAGAACAAGATGACCGTCGTTGCCGGGACGTTGGGCACGAAAGGTTTCAGTCAGGATGAATCTACCTCCATGTCTGCTGCGGAGCTCTTCAAGATATGTCCAAGGGAAGCTCAAGACCTCCTTGTCAAGAGCATTGCGCTTAACTCGACAGCATTCGAAGAAGTCAAAGAGGGCACGAAAGAATTTATCGGCAGCAAAACTGAAGTagcactgctgcagcttgctaGAGACTATCTTGGGATGGATGTGGCCACTGAGCGAGCCTCCGCGACGATTATTCAGCTGATCCCGTTCGACTCCGCTCGAAAATGCATGGGCGTAGTCTACCAGGTCGCTGATGGGCATTAtcgcctcctcatcaaggGAGCAGCCGAGATGATGGTCGACAAATGCTCGAACAGAATTAATTACGACTCGGACAAGCTGTGCATTGAACCCGCAGCTGCAAAGGACAAGCAAGAAATCCTTGAGATCATAGAGTCATATGCAAAGAAATCCTTGCGTACGATTGGATTGGTCTACAAAGACTTTTCTGCACCTACCTGGCCTCCACCCGAAGCTGTCCGCGTTCAGGATGACCCAGACTCTGCCGAATTCGACACCATTTTTCATGACATGACGTGGCTTGGAGTGATGGGCATCCAGGACCCCCTTCGCCCTGAGGTCCCTGCTGCTATCGAGCGCTGCCATGTTGCCGGTGTCCAGGTGAAAATGGTTACGGGTGACAATATCAACACCGCGACTGCCATTGCTGAGTCGTGTGGCATCAAGACCGAGGATGGCATAGCCATGGAGGGTCCCACATTCCGCCGGCTTtccgaagaagaaatggataaGGTTATCCCTCGACTTCAGGTTCTGGCACGCTCTTCTCCTGAAGACAAGCGTATCCTGGTAGCTcgcctgaagaagctgggtgAAACCGTGGCAGTGACAGGTGATGGCACTAATGACGGACCAGCCCTGAAAACCGCAGACGTAGGATTCTCCATGGGTATTGCAGGCACTGAAGTCGCCAAAGAGGCCAGCTCCATTATTCTCCTTGACGACAACTTTAAGTCAATCGTGACTGCAATCGCTTGGGGCCGTGCAGTCAACGACGCTGTCGCAAAATTCCTCCAGTTTCAAATTACAGTCAATATTACCGCCGTCGTTCTCACTTTCGTCTCCTCTCTTTACAACTCCGACAACGAGAGTGTGCTCAGCGCCGTTCAGCTCCTTTGGGTGAATCTGATCATGGACACCTTTGCTGCGCTGGCACTCGCAACTGACGCGCCAACAGACAAGATCCTCAACCGCAAGCCCGTGCCCAAGAGCGCCTCGCTCTTCACGGTGACCATGTGGAAGATGATCCTCGGTCAGGCCATTTATCAGCTTGGCATCACATTCATGCTCTATTTCGCCGGTGACAGTATCCTGTCAGACTACCTCTCTTCCAACCCAGACATCCGCCACCGCCAGCTCGATACTATCGTCTTCAACACCTTTGTCTGGATGCAGATATTCAATGAATTCAACAACCGCCGCCTTGATAATAAACTCAACATTTTCGAAGGCATGCATCGCAACTATTGGTTCATTGGCATCAACTGCATAATGGTCGCCGGCCAAGTCATGATTATCTACGTTGGCGGCGAGGCCTTCAACGTCCGCGAGATAACCAGCGTGCAGTGGGGCGTTTGTATCGCTTGCGCATTTGGTTGCATCCCCTGGGCTGTTGTACTCCGCTGCATCCCCGACAAACCTGTTGGTATTGTCCTCGACACTGTGACTGCCGGTATCGGCTTCGTTTTAAAACCTCTCGGCCGCGCTTTTGCTGCAATTGGACGACCAATCAAACGAATTATTCGCAGACgccagaacaagaacaagtcAGACGATGCGAACGCTTTGACATATCTAAAGGAACAGCGTGTTCCCGACGAGGAACAGCGCTCCGTGCCCCAACTTACATTTACGACCCTTGACGATGTTTCCAGCAGATAA
- a CDS encoding ribosomal 40S subunit protein S7 (transcript_id=CADANIAT00005484): protein MAAINKIAHNSPSRQNPSELETAIAGALFDLESNTQDLKATLRPLQFVSAREVEVGHGKKAVIIFVPVPLLQAFHKIQQRLTRELEKKFSDRHVLFVAQRRILPKPKRSVNSRTNQKQKRPRSRTLTAVHDAILDDLVYPVEIVGKRIRTKEDGSKTLKVILDEKERGGVDHRLDAYGEVYRRLTGRAVVFEFPQGGASEF, encoded by the exons ATGGCTGCCATCAACAAGATCGCCCACAACTCGCCGTCGAGGCAGAACCCTTCCGAGCTGGAGACCGCGATCGCGGGTGCTCTCTTCGACTTGGAGAGCAACACACAGGACCTGAAGGCTACTCTCCGGCCTCTGCAGTTCGTGTCTGCTCGTGAG GTCGAGGTCGGCCACGGCAAGAAGgctgtcatcatcttcgtccccGTCCCTCTCCTCCAGGCCTTCCACAAGATCCAGCAGCG CCTTACCCGTGAACTCGAGAAGAAGTTCTCGGACCGCcacgtcctcttcgtcgctcaGCGCCGCATCctccccaagcccaagcgCTCCGTCAACTCCCGCACCAaccagaagcagaagcgccCCCGTTCCCGTACCCTTACTGCCGTTCACGACGCCATCCTCGACGACCTCGTCTACCCCGTTGAGATTGTCGGCAAGCGCATCCGCACCAAGGAGGACGGCTCCAAGaccctcaaggtcatcctcgacgagaaggagcgtGGTGGTGTTGACCACCGCCTCGACGCCTACGGCGAGGTCTACCGTCGTCTGACGGGTCGTGCTGTCGTTTTCGAGTTCCCCCAGGGTGGTGCTTCTGAGTTTTAA